A portion of the Streptomyces sp. NBC_01335 genome contains these proteins:
- a CDS encoding IclR family transcriptional regulator → MASAPGYTIESLDTGLRLMRLFLTHDTLTVSEAAELLDVGRSTAHRVLATLEGRGFAGRDASGRGYSAGPELMRLGRPAGFGTAARERVAGALDDAVRRTGETVQAVALIGDRIIVTDGRESPHPVRVRPGTGLTHPAHATAGGKMLLALMTPDQVGALYPDEELERVTVRTTASRTALLAELDRIRDRGYALSGGESAPGMNAVAVPLAGSGPRDRLALVASVPADRGGEAELGEHAVRLRQSAAALERPAAG, encoded by the coding sequence GAGTCACTGGACACCGGCCTGCGGCTGATGCGGCTGTTCCTGACCCATGACACGCTCACCGTCAGCGAGGCCGCCGAACTGCTGGACGTGGGGCGTTCCACCGCGCACCGGGTGCTCGCGACCCTGGAGGGGCGGGGGTTCGCCGGGCGCGACGCCTCGGGGCGCGGCTACTCCGCGGGGCCGGAGCTGATGCGGCTGGGCCGCCCCGCCGGGTTCGGTACGGCCGCCCGGGAGCGGGTGGCCGGTGCCCTGGACGACGCCGTCCGGCGCACCGGGGAGACCGTGCAGGCGGTGGCGCTGATCGGGGACCGGATCATCGTCACGGACGGGCGGGAGTCCCCGCACCCGGTGCGGGTGCGGCCGGGGACGGGCCTGACCCACCCGGCGCACGCGACGGCGGGGGGCAAGATGCTGCTCGCGCTGATGACGCCCGATCAGGTCGGCGCCCTCTATCCGGACGAGGAGCTGGAGCGGGTCACCGTGCGCACGACCGCCTCGCGGACCGCGCTGCTGGCGGAGCTGGACCGGATCCGCGACCGGGGCTATGCGCTGAGCGGCGGCGAGTCGGCGCCGGGCATGAACGCCGTCGCGGTACCGCTCGCCGGTTCGGGCCCGCGCGACCGGCTCGCCCTGGTGGCCTCGGTCCCCGCCGACCGGGGCGGCGAGGCCGAGTTGGGCGAACACGCGGTGCGGCTGCGGCAGTCGGCGGCGGCGCTGGAGCGGCCCGCCGCCGGCTGA
- a CDS encoding FUSC family protein produces MFWYAELAAPRLWARRVLGNVTLRSVLFQNAVRTALGLAAARLVAGSLDLTHGFWVLLAVLTLGRSTLGATWQAIRRAVAGNAAGAVAAGALLIGIGPYTEGYAVLLAPLMLLAFFGGPMLGIACTQALFTLVVATAFAQISPVTWRLSEARMIDVVTGSVIGLLCGLLAWPAGARREVRRAMAALLRSCGALVPGTAEALLTAPPGARAVPGAMVSVHRMRLAEAAYTQYRTEASAKPGAPEGPEADWHALLVAADDMLWGAHRLPLFGLRPAVPAPPDAWTRRSAEGLQEAALRIAARLDGGDNRSSAPAAPGGSPPVPPSVDLEVWITTLGHQLARIEASMAGREPPGQGRPGREP; encoded by the coding sequence ATGTTCTGGTACGCGGAGCTCGCCGCACCGCGCCTGTGGGCACGGCGGGTCCTGGGCAACGTGACCCTGCGGTCGGTCCTCTTCCAGAACGCCGTCCGGACCGCGCTCGGCCTCGCGGCGGCCCGGCTGGTCGCCGGATCGCTCGACCTGACCCACGGGTTCTGGGTGCTGCTGGCCGTACTGACCCTCGGGCGCTCGACTCTGGGGGCCACCTGGCAGGCGATCCGCCGAGCGGTGGCGGGCAACGCCGCCGGGGCCGTGGCGGCGGGCGCGCTGCTGATCGGGATCGGCCCGTACACGGAGGGGTACGCCGTGCTGCTCGCCCCCCTGATGCTGCTGGCCTTCTTCGGCGGGCCGATGCTGGGGATCGCCTGCACGCAGGCGCTCTTCACCCTGGTCGTGGCCACCGCGTTCGCCCAGATCTCGCCGGTCACCTGGCGGCTCTCGGAGGCGCGGATGATCGACGTCGTCACCGGAAGCGTGATCGGACTGCTCTGCGGGCTCCTCGCCTGGCCGGCCGGGGCCCGGCGCGAGGTCCGGCGGGCCATGGCCGCGCTGCTGCGCTCCTGCGGCGCGCTGGTGCCCGGCACCGCGGAGGCTCTGCTGACGGCACCGCCGGGGGCACGGGCCGTGCCGGGGGCGATGGTGAGCGTGCACCGGATGCGCCTGGCCGAGGCCGCGTACACCCAGTACCGCACCGAGGCGTCGGCCAAGCCGGGGGCGCCGGAGGGGCCCGAGGCCGACTGGCACGCCCTGCTCGTCGCCGCCGACGACATGCTGTGGGGCGCGCACCGGCTCCCCCTGTTCGGCCTCCGCCCGGCGGTCCCGGCCCCGCCGGACGCCTGGACCCGGCGCAGTGCGGAGGGCCTTCAGGAGGCGGCCCTCCGCATCGCGGCACGGCTCGACGGCGGCGACAACCGCAGCAGCGCACCGGCCGCGCCCGGCGGGAGCCCGCCGGTCCCGCCCTCCGTCGACCTGGAGGTGTGGATCACGACCCTCGGGCACCAGCTCGCGCGGATCGAGGCGTCGATGGCGGGGCGGGAGCCACCAGGACAGGGGCGGCCGGGGCGGGAGCCTTGA
- a CDS encoding FUSC family protein — MSETTDVPRRPSVRRLPLKAALRLNHPSDTWFKPALSVVVASLVPNLLLFAVDRLDLVMYTMAGSLCALYGHALPYARRAGTVVRVVVGMLAGLAVALVAGSLTDSTAILIAVGALLAAVQKALCDASRIGPPGHVIFTFVTSAALFAPQQLAQVPGHLALTLAAGAFSWCVTVVGPALLRREGPERRATARALDAAAACVADPGPRTRGAAAAAVHGAWQTLLASGRATPARRALERLVVHAEAALAESSPAGHRAAADPAQLREWAALTRARGPVPTPPAAPGTTAELFGVDAERAGRRARTTRGELLRRLGPGSHVLPVAVRTLIGCALAGYACEALGVGRPYWAIVTAASLYQANVTLSWNRALQRTLGNLLGVLVFAAVLPLTRVSPLLLIVCVLCFNFAAEALITRNYWLGSVAVTPMALLVIEFGGAHPAGELIGDRVIDTVVGAAVGFLAAVLVTNRRATGRVERALEATERARAHAVRVLADDTADPAALDASRRGLTASLVELREAGDTAAGEWWQRALPEEDLVAAERAGHRTLAATAQRQGLISLAPENGAV; from the coding sequence GTGAGTGAGACAACCGACGTTCCCCGGCGCCCATCCGTCCGCAGACTCCCCCTGAAGGCGGCGCTCCGCCTCAACCACCCCTCGGACACCTGGTTCAAGCCGGCGCTGAGCGTGGTCGTCGCCTCCCTCGTACCGAACCTGCTGCTCTTCGCCGTCGACCGGCTGGACCTCGTGATGTACACGATGGCCGGATCGCTCTGCGCCCTGTACGGGCACGCCCTTCCGTACGCCCGCCGCGCCGGGACCGTCGTGCGCGTCGTCGTCGGGATGCTCGCCGGGCTGGCCGTGGCGCTGGTCGCGGGCTCGCTCACCGACTCCACCGCGATCCTCATCGCCGTCGGCGCGCTGCTCGCCGCCGTGCAGAAGGCGCTCTGCGACGCGTCGCGCATCGGGCCGCCCGGACACGTGATCTTCACCTTCGTCACCTCCGCGGCCCTCTTCGCGCCCCAGCAGCTCGCCCAGGTGCCCGGCCACCTCGCGCTCACTCTCGCCGCCGGTGCCTTCTCCTGGTGCGTCACCGTGGTGGGCCCCGCCCTGCTGCGCCGCGAGGGGCCCGAACGCCGGGCCACCGCGCGGGCCCTGGACGCGGCCGCCGCCTGCGTCGCCGACCCGGGTCCGCGTACGCGCGGCGCCGCCGCCGCGGCCGTGCACGGAGCCTGGCAGACCCTGCTCGCCTCCGGCCGCGCCACGCCCGCCCGCCGGGCGCTGGAACGCCTCGTCGTGCACGCCGAGGCCGCCCTCGCCGAAAGCTCCCCGGCCGGACACCGCGCCGCCGCCGACCCCGCGCAGCTGCGCGAGTGGGCCGCGCTGACCCGGGCCCGCGGACCCGTCCCGACGCCGCCCGCCGCTCCCGGCACCACCGCGGAGCTCTTCGGCGTCGACGCGGAGCGCGCCGGCCGCCGGGCCCGTACGACCCGGGGCGAGCTGCTGCGCCGCCTCGGCCCCGGCTCCCACGTGCTGCCCGTCGCCGTCCGTACCCTCATCGGCTGCGCCCTCGCCGGATACGCCTGCGAGGCGCTCGGCGTCGGCCGCCCCTACTGGGCCATCGTCACCGCCGCCTCCCTCTACCAGGCCAACGTCACCCTCTCCTGGAACCGGGCCCTCCAGCGCACCCTGGGCAACCTGCTCGGCGTGCTCGTCTTCGCCGCGGTCCTCCCGCTCACCCGGGTGAGCCCGCTGCTGCTGATCGTCTGCGTCCTCTGCTTCAACTTCGCCGCCGAGGCCCTCATCACCCGCAACTACTGGCTCGGCTCGGTCGCGGTCACCCCGATGGCGCTCCTGGTCATCGAGTTCGGCGGCGCCCACCCCGCCGGAGAACTCATCGGCGACCGGGTCATCGACACCGTGGTCGGCGCGGCGGTCGGCTTCCTCGCCGCCGTACTGGTCACCAACCGCCGGGCCACCGGCCGGGTCGAACGCGCCCTGGAGGCCACCGAGCGGGCCCGCGCCCACGCCGTGCGCGTCCTCGCCGACGACACCGCGGACCCCGCCGCCCTCGACGCCTCCCGCCGCGGGCTCACCGCCTCCCTGGTCGAGCTGCGCGAGGCCGGCGACACCGCCGCCGGGGAGTGGTGGCAGCGCGCCCTGCCGGAGGAGGACCTCGTCGCGGCCGAACGGGCCGGACACCGTACGCTCGCCGCGACGGCACAACGGCAGGGGCTCATCTCCCTCGCCCCGGAGAACGGAGCGGTGTGA
- a CDS encoding MarR family winged helix-turn-helix transcriptional regulator, with protein sequence MSDDIVASVVRQWQAVSPGLDTGPMELIGRINRCAALLQQAEDAPLRAAGLNRAEFDLLGAVRRTGRELTPGELARETFSSGAAVTKRLRALQERGLVERRGDDRDRRVTYVRLTEEGRGLVDRLLPQQLAYERSVLAGLDEPARDRLSAQLSELLVQLEGRIGGAGR encoded by the coding sequence GTGAGCGACGACATCGTGGCCTCGGTGGTACGGCAGTGGCAGGCGGTGAGCCCCGGTCTCGACACCGGGCCGATGGAGCTGATCGGCCGGATCAACCGCTGTGCGGCCCTCCTCCAGCAGGCCGAGGACGCCCCGCTGCGCGCCGCCGGACTCAACCGCGCGGAGTTCGACCTGCTCGGCGCGGTCCGCCGGACGGGCCGGGAGCTCACCCCCGGCGAACTGGCCCGGGAGACCTTCTCCTCCGGGGCCGCCGTCACCAAACGGCTGCGCGCCCTCCAGGAGCGCGGTCTCGTCGAGCGCCGGGGCGACGACCGGGACCGCAGGGTCACCTACGTCCGCCTCACCGAGGAGGGACGCGGCCTGGTCGACCGGCTGCTGCCCCAGCAACTCGCCTACGAGCGCTCGGTACTGGCCGGGCTGGACGAACCGGCGCGCGACCGCCTCAGCGCCCAGCTCAGCGAGCTGCTGGTGCAGCTGGAAGGGCGGATCGGCGGCGCCGGGCGCTGA
- a CDS encoding phospholipid scramblase-related protein — MTTTSNIPAGWFPDPHGATELLRYWDGSQWTEHTHPAAGAQPTAPAGSPQAAAVQAPAPQAAVPQQQTAPAQTAQPGQTAQPGQISAGTLFNQQVLVVNQKAKLIEVTNEYRVFDQQGATLGSVVEVGQSLFRKVIRFATSWDQYLTHRLEIRDAYGQPQLLLTRPAKFIKSRVIVQRPDGQTVGEIVQQNAIGKINFAIMVDGQKVGAIKAENWRAWNFAIVDQNDAEIARITKTWEGLAKTLFTTADNYVLQIHYQLPEPMLSLVVATALTVDTALKQDSRGLG; from the coding sequence GTGACCACGACCTCGAACATACCTGCGGGTTGGTTCCCTGACCCGCACGGTGCCACGGAGCTGCTCCGCTACTGGGACGGCTCCCAGTGGACCGAGCACACCCACCCCGCCGCCGGCGCCCAGCCGACGGCCCCGGCGGGCTCTCCGCAGGCCGCCGCCGTGCAGGCCCCGGCCCCTCAGGCGGCCGTGCCCCAGCAGCAGACGGCGCCCGCCCAGACCGCTCAGCCGGGCCAGACCGCTCAGCCCGGCCAGATCAGCGCCGGAACGCTCTTCAATCAGCAGGTCCTGGTGGTGAACCAGAAGGCCAAGCTGATCGAGGTGACGAACGAGTACCGCGTCTTCGACCAGCAGGGCGCGACCCTCGGCTCGGTCGTGGAGGTCGGGCAGAGCCTCTTCCGCAAGGTGATCCGCTTCGCCACCAGCTGGGACCAGTACCTGACGCACCGCCTGGAGATCCGGGACGCCTACGGTCAGCCCCAGCTGCTGCTGACCCGTCCCGCCAAGTTCATCAAGTCGCGCGTGATCGTCCAGCGCCCCGACGGGCAGACGGTCGGCGAGATCGTCCAGCAGAACGCGATCGGCAAGATCAACTTCGCGATCATGGTGGACGGCCAGAAGGTCGGCGCGATCAAGGCCGAGAACTGGCGCGCCTGGAACTTCGCGATCGTCGACCAGAACGACGCCGAGATCGCCCGGATCACCAAGACCTGGGAAGGGCTCGCCAAGACGCTCTTCACCACCGCGGACAACTACGTCCTCCAGATCCACTACCAGCTGCCCGAGCCGATGCTGAGCCTCGTCGTCGCGACGGCGCTCACGGTGGACACCGCCCTCAAGCAGGACTCGCGCGGACTCGGCTGA